One part of the Streptomyces sp. AM 2-1-1 genome encodes these proteins:
- the cimA gene encoding citramalate synthase, giving the protein MTTKATATDDSFHVFDTTLRDGAQREGINLTVADKLTIARHLDDFGVGFIEGGWPGANPRDTEFFARAQQEITFAHAQLVAFGATRRAGGKAAQDPQVKALLDSGAPVITLVAKSHDRHVELALRTTLDENLEMVRDTVSHLREQGRRVFVDCEHFFDGYRANPEYAKAVVRAASEAGADVVILCDTNGGMLPAQVQAVVATVLADTGARLGIHAQDDTGCAVANTLAAVDAGATHVQCTANGYGERVGNANLFPVVAALELKYGKTVLPEGALGEMTRISHAIAEVVNLTPSTHQPYVGVSAFAHKAGLHASAIKVDPDLYQHIDPALVGNSMRMLVSDMAGRASIELKGKELGIDLGGDRELVGRVVERVKERELKGYTYEAADASFELLLRGEVDGRPPRYFRTESWRAIVEDRPDGVHANEATVKLWAKGERLVATAEGNGPVNALDRALRVALERIYPQLAKLELVDYKVRILEGRTGTESTTRVLITTGDGTGEWSTVGVAENVIAASWQALEDAYAYGLLRAGIEPTE; this is encoded by the coding sequence ATGACCACCAAGGCCACCGCCACCGACGACAGTTTCCATGTCTTCGACACCACCCTGCGCGACGGTGCACAGCGTGAAGGCATCAACCTGACGGTCGCCGACAAGCTGACCATCGCCCGGCACCTGGACGACTTCGGCGTCGGCTTCATCGAGGGCGGCTGGCCCGGCGCCAACCCCCGGGACACCGAGTTCTTCGCCCGCGCCCAGCAGGAGATCACCTTCGCCCACGCCCAACTGGTGGCGTTCGGCGCGACCCGCCGGGCCGGCGGCAAGGCCGCCCAGGACCCGCAGGTCAAGGCGCTGCTCGACTCCGGTGCTCCGGTGATCACGCTGGTCGCCAAGTCCCACGACCGGCACGTCGAACTCGCCCTGCGCACCACCCTGGACGAGAACCTGGAGATGGTCCGCGACACCGTCTCCCACCTGCGCGAGCAGGGCCGCCGGGTCTTCGTCGACTGCGAGCACTTCTTCGACGGGTACCGCGCCAACCCCGAGTACGCGAAGGCCGTCGTCCGCGCCGCCTCCGAGGCCGGCGCCGACGTCGTCATCCTCTGCGACACCAACGGCGGGATGCTCCCCGCCCAGGTCCAGGCCGTCGTGGCCACCGTCCTCGCCGACACCGGCGCCCGTCTCGGCATCCACGCCCAGGACGACACCGGCTGCGCCGTCGCCAACACCCTGGCGGCCGTCGACGCGGGCGCGACCCACGTCCAGTGCACCGCCAACGGCTACGGCGAACGCGTCGGCAACGCCAACCTCTTCCCGGTCGTCGCCGCCCTGGAACTGAAGTACGGCAAGACGGTGCTGCCCGAGGGAGCGCTCGGCGAGATGACCCGCATCTCCCACGCCATCGCCGAGGTGGTCAACCTGACGCCCTCCACGCATCAGCCGTACGTGGGAGTTTCCGCCTTCGCCCACAAGGCCGGGCTGCACGCCTCCGCGATCAAGGTCGATCCCGACCTCTACCAGCACATCGACCCCGCCCTGGTCGGCAACAGCATGCGGATGCTCGTCTCCGACATGGCGGGGCGCGCCTCCATCGAGCTGAAGGGCAAGGAGCTCGGCATCGACCTCGGTGGCGACCGCGAGCTGGTCGGCCGCGTCGTCGAGCGGGTCAAGGAGCGCGAGCTGAAGGGCTACACCTACGAGGCGGCCGACGCCTCCTTCGAACTCCTGCTGCGCGGCGAGGTCGACGGCCGCCCGCCCCGCTACTTCCGCACCGAATCGTGGCGGGCCATCGTCGAGGACCGCCCCGACGGGGTGCACGCCAACGAGGCGACCGTGAAGCTCTGGGCCAAGGGCGAGCGGCTCGTCGCCACCGCCGAGGGCAACGGACCCGTCAACGCCCTCGACCGGGCGCTGCGGGTGGCCCTGGAGAGGATCTACCCGCAGCTCGCGAAGCTGGAGCTGGTCGACTACAAGGTCCGCATCCTGGAGGGGCGCACCGGCACCGAGTCCACCACCCGCGTACTGATCACCACGGGCGACGGAACCGGTGAGTGGTCGACCGTCGGTGTCGCGGAGAACGTGATCGCCGCGTCCTGGCAGGCGCTGGAGGACGCGTACGCCTACGGTCTGCTGCGCGCCGGGATCGAGCCGACGGAGTAG
- a CDS encoding LacI family DNA-binding transcriptional regulator, whose amino-acid sequence MRVTIADVARAAGVSKTTVSRVLNTKADVDRSTASRVREVIAHLGYVPSSGAVGLARGSSRTVGMLVPSLTWSWMGEVLQGVVDTVEAAEYGLLLFTCNRGAESVRRFTTQVSARAFDGLVVVEPENTLGHLTAFHRSGLPIVLIDDRGHHPEFPSVATTNHEGAASAARHLHADGRTRPLVLTGPAHYGCVRERLDGFRSVLPDARVVRGDFTERGGERAMAEVLDAGIPFDSVFAHNDVTATGALRALHAAGRRVPDDVAVIGFDDIPMAAHTAPPLTTVRQPTRAMGETAARMLLAHLGGTPAPDEPVVLPTELVVRRSAP is encoded by the coding sequence TTGCGCGTCACCATCGCCGATGTGGCCCGGGCCGCCGGAGTCAGTAAGACCACCGTGTCGCGGGTGCTCAACACCAAGGCGGACGTGGACCGTTCCACCGCCTCGCGCGTTCGTGAAGTGATCGCGCACCTCGGCTACGTGCCCAGCTCCGGCGCGGTCGGCCTGGCCCGGGGCAGCAGCCGCACGGTGGGCATGCTGGTGCCCTCGTTGACGTGGTCCTGGATGGGCGAGGTCCTCCAGGGCGTGGTGGACACCGTCGAGGCGGCCGAGTACGGCCTGCTGCTCTTCACGTGCAACCGGGGTGCCGAGTCCGTCCGCCGTTTCACCACCCAGGTGTCGGCCCGCGCCTTCGACGGACTCGTGGTCGTGGAACCCGAGAACACCCTCGGCCACCTCACCGCGTTCCACCGCAGCGGCCTGCCGATCGTGCTCATCGACGACCGGGGCCACCACCCCGAGTTCCCCTCGGTCGCGACCACCAACCACGAGGGCGCCGCGAGCGCGGCCCGGCACCTGCACGCCGACGGGCGCACCCGCCCGCTCGTCCTCACCGGGCCCGCGCACTACGGCTGCGTACGCGAACGGCTCGACGGGTTCCGGTCGGTGCTGCCGGACGCCCGCGTCGTCCGGGGCGACTTCACCGAACGCGGCGGCGAACGCGCCATGGCCGAAGTCCTCGACGCGGGGATCCCGTTCGACTCCGTCTTCGCGCACAACGACGTCACCGCCACCGGCGCCCTGAGAGCGCTCCACGCCGCCGGCCGGCGGGTGCCGGACGACGTCGCCGTCATCGGCTTCGACGACATCCCGATGGCCGCGCACACCGCACCCCCCCTGACCACCGTCCGCCAGCCCACCCGCGCGATGGGGGAGACGGCGGCCCGGATGCTCCTCGCCCACCTCGGCGGCACCCCCGCCCCGGACGAACCCGTCGTGCTCCCCACCGAACTGGTGGTCCGCCGCTCGGCGCCCTGA
- a CDS encoding class I SAM-dependent methyltransferase, with the protein MTDDSTAPTAAGTRTAAQMWDDRYRESDRIWSGNPNTVLVREVADLEPGRALDLGCGEGADAVWLARRGWRVTATDLSRVALERAAGHAADAGVADRIDWQWHDLGATFPEGEFDLVSAQFLHSMGDLPRERILRRAAVAVAPGGILLVVGHAGFPHWEKNPDPTVAFPTPEEVLASLEPAPGEWEVLLSGEHERVQNDPDGNPTNRTDNALKVRRRG; encoded by the coding sequence ATGACCGACGACAGCACCGCGCCCACCGCGGCCGGGACGCGTACCGCCGCGCAGATGTGGGACGACCGCTACCGCGAGAGCGACCGGATCTGGAGCGGGAACCCCAACACCGTGCTCGTGCGCGAGGTGGCGGACCTGGAGCCGGGGCGCGCGCTGGACCTGGGGTGCGGGGAGGGCGCCGACGCCGTCTGGCTGGCCCGCCGGGGCTGGCGGGTCACCGCGACCGACCTCTCCCGGGTGGCGCTGGAGCGGGCGGCCGGCCACGCGGCAGACGCCGGGGTCGCCGACCGGATCGACTGGCAGTGGCACGACCTGGGAGCGACCTTCCCCGAGGGGGAGTTCGACCTGGTGTCGGCGCAGTTCCTGCACTCCATGGGGGACCTGCCGAGGGAGCGCATCCTGCGGCGGGCGGCCGTCGCCGTCGCGCCCGGTGGGATCCTGCTGGTCGTGGGCCACGCGGGCTTCCCGCACTGGGAGAAGAACCCGGACCCCACGGTGGCCTTCCCGACGCCCGAGGAGGTGCTGGCGTCACTGGAACCGGCGCCGGGGGAGTGGGAGGTGCTCCTCAGCGGTGAGCACGAGCGGGTGCAGAACGACCCCGACGGCAACCCCACCAACCGTACGGACAACGCGCTGAAGGTCCGGCGCAGGGGGTGA
- a CDS encoding HAD family hydrolase, whose amino-acid sequence MIETIVFDVGETLTNDNRYWGAWARWLDIPRHTLSALVGAVVTQGRDNSDALRLARPGLDVDAEWRAREAAGRGEYLDESDLYPDVRPTLGGLRELGVRVVVAGNQTARAGELLRALGLPADLVVMSEEWGAAKPDPAFFARVLGVSGTRAEHTLYVGDHPANDVFPAHAAGLRTAHLRRGPWGHWWADDPAVRATADWSVGSLGELADLVRGEREA is encoded by the coding sequence ATGATCGAGACCATCGTCTTCGACGTCGGCGAGACGCTGACCAACGACAACCGCTACTGGGGCGCCTGGGCACGGTGGCTGGACATCCCGCGGCACACCCTGAGCGCCCTGGTGGGGGCGGTGGTGACCCAGGGCCGCGACAACTCCGACGCGCTGCGCCTCGCCCGCCCGGGCCTCGACGTCGATGCCGAGTGGCGGGCCCGGGAGGCGGCGGGACGGGGCGAGTACCTCGACGAGTCGGACCTCTATCCGGACGTCCGCCCGACCCTGGGCGGCCTCCGTGAACTCGGCGTCCGGGTCGTCGTCGCCGGCAACCAGACCGCCCGCGCCGGTGAGCTGCTGCGGGCGCTGGGGCTGCCCGCCGACCTCGTCGTGATGTCCGAGGAGTGGGGCGCGGCCAAACCGGACCCCGCCTTCTTCGCCCGTGTCCTCGGCGTGTCCGGTACCCGTGCCGAACACACCCTGTACGTCGGCGACCACCCGGCCAACGACGTCTTCCCCGCCCACGCCGCCGGCCTGCGCACCGCCCACCTGCGGCGCGGGCCCTGGGGCCACTGGTGGGCCGACGACCCGGCGGTCCGGGCGACCGCGGACTGGTCGGTCGGCTCGCTCGGCGAGTTGGCGGACCTGGTGCGGGGGGAGCGGGAGGCGTAG
- a CDS encoding lectin has product MIRSSRTAAAALATALAAAGLAGITAPAAQAAGESVSIVLTTTDDSGGRHVTRGLQAQTPVAFTAGSGSAGTTVTVDENTRYQTFTGGGASFTDTAAWLMKSSGALSDATRDATMKKLFSPTEGIGLSFVRNPMGGSDLARTGYTYDDLPAGQTDPTLAKFSVAHDLADVLPLTKQAKQLNPALTTMASPWTAPAWMKDSGQLNGGWLKAENYGTYADYFVKYLQAYQAQGVPVQYVTAQNEPTCCSGYPSMSWNGSGLAYFTKSELLPKLQAAGLSTKVLAHDWNWDTYDAYAAPTVDDAAVRSHPNFGGIAWHGYGGDIAKQTAVHNQYPTTDAFQTEHSGGTWIADQQREDMLNIIDYTRNWAKSVTKWSLAVDQNRGPHNGGCGTCDGLITVHNGDSRSGQVDYTVEYYTMGHLTKFVRPGASRIASTASSAIPNVAWRNTDGSKALIAYNGGSSAQQLTVNWGGSTFGYSLPARTSATFTWSGTQSGTGGTPGTSGAFTGTGGKCLDAANGSAADGTAVQLYDCNGSAAQRWTVQADGTIRALGACLDVTSASTADGAKVQLYTCNGTGAQRWTYNATTGDVVNTAANKCLDVTDASTANGARAQIWSCTGAANQKWRLQ; this is encoded by the coding sequence ATGATCCGATCGAGCAGAACCGCCGCGGCGGCCCTGGCGACCGCACTCGCCGCCGCCGGCCTCGCCGGCATCACCGCGCCCGCCGCGCAGGCGGCCGGCGAGAGTGTCTCCATCGTCCTGACCACCACCGACGACTCCGGCGGCCGCCATGTCACCCGCGGCCTCCAGGCCCAGACCCCGGTCGCCTTCACCGCCGGCAGCGGGAGCGCGGGCACCACGGTGACGGTCGACGAGAACACCCGGTACCAGACGTTCACCGGCGGCGGCGCGTCCTTCACGGACACCGCGGCCTGGCTGATGAAGAGCAGCGGGGCGCTGAGCGACGCGACCCGGGACGCCACGATGAAGAAGCTCTTCTCGCCGACCGAGGGCATCGGGCTCTCGTTCGTCCGCAACCCGATGGGCGGTTCGGACCTGGCGAGGACGGGGTACACCTACGACGACCTCCCCGCCGGGCAGACCGATCCCACGCTGGCGAAGTTCTCGGTGGCGCACGACCTCGCGGACGTCCTGCCGCTGACCAAGCAGGCGAAGCAGCTCAACCCGGCCCTCACCACGATGGCCTCGCCCTGGACCGCCCCGGCCTGGATGAAGGACAGCGGGCAGCTCAACGGCGGCTGGCTGAAGGCCGAGAACTACGGCACGTACGCCGACTACTTCGTGAAGTACCTCCAGGCGTACCAGGCCCAGGGCGTCCCGGTTCAGTACGTCACCGCGCAGAACGAGCCGACCTGCTGCTCGGGTTACCCCTCGATGAGCTGGAACGGATCGGGGCTCGCCTACTTCACCAAGAGCGAGCTGCTGCCGAAGCTCCAGGCGGCGGGGCTCTCCACCAAGGTGCTGGCGCACGACTGGAACTGGGACACCTACGACGCGTACGCCGCGCCGACCGTGGACGACGCCGCGGTGCGCAGCCACCCCAACTTCGGCGGGATCGCCTGGCACGGCTACGGCGGGGACATCGCCAAGCAGACCGCGGTGCACAACCAGTACCCCACGACGGACGCGTTCCAGACCGAGCACTCGGGCGGCACCTGGATCGCCGACCAGCAGCGCGAGGACATGCTCAACATCATCGACTACACCCGCAACTGGGCGAAGTCGGTCACCAAGTGGTCGCTCGCGGTGGACCAGAACCGGGGCCCGCACAACGGCGGTTGCGGCACCTGCGACGGTCTGATCACGGTCCACAACGGTGACAGCAGGAGCGGGCAGGTGGACTACACCGTCGAGTACTACACGATGGGCCACCTGACGAAGTTCGTACGCCCGGGTGCCTCCCGCATCGCGTCCACCGCCAGCTCCGCGATTCCCAACGTCGCCTGGCGCAACACCGACGGCTCCAAGGCGCTGATCGCCTACAACGGCGGCTCCTCGGCCCAGCAGCTCACCGTCAACTGGGGCGGCTCGACCTTCGGCTACTCGCTGCCCGCGCGTACCTCGGCCACCTTCACCTGGTCCGGCACCCAGTCCGGCACCGGCGGTACGCCCGGCACCTCCGGGGCGTTCACCGGCACCGGCGGCAAGTGCCTGGACGCGGCGAACGGCAGCGCGGCGGACGGCACGGCGGTCCAGCTCTACGACTGCAACGGCTCGGCGGCCCAGCGCTGGACGGTCCAGGCCGACGGCACGATCCGCGCCCTCGGCGCCTGCCTGGACGTGACCTCGGCATCGACCGCCGACGGCGCGAAGGTCCAGCTCTACACCTGCAACGGCACGGGCGCGCAGCGCTGGACGTACAACGCCACCACCGGGGACGTGGTGAACACGGCGGCGAACAAGTGCCTGGACGTCACGGACGCCTCGACCGCCAACGGGGCGCGCGCCCAGATCTGGAGCTGCACCGGGGCCGCCAACCAGAAGTGGCGGCTGCAGTAG
- a CDS encoding NAD(P)/FAD-dependent oxidoreductase has protein sequence MNDSTQGHDRYDVVVVGGGAAGLSGALTLSRARRSVLVIDAGRPRNAPAAHAHNYLGREGVPPLELLADGRAEAAAYGARIIPGEVAAARPLRDGGFRVERTDGTAVEARRLLVTTGLVDELPTVPGLAEQWGTGVLHCPYCHGWEVRNRPVGVLATGPTAVHQALLWRQWTDDVTLFRHLADEFGDEAYEQLAARGIAVVDGEVAGIATRDGRLTGVRLASGRVVPREALAVQTRFTARSGVLESLGLEPTAMEMAGQVLGTYIAADPTGATEVPGVWVAGNVANLMEQVIGSAAAGLKAAAAINADLVVEDTRRAVEDRRSATNAQETV, from the coding sequence ATGAACGACTCGACACAGGGGCACGACCGGTACGACGTGGTGGTGGTCGGCGGCGGGGCAGCCGGACTGAGCGGGGCTCTGACGTTGTCCCGGGCACGGCGGTCGGTGCTGGTGATCGACGCGGGCCGGCCGCGGAACGCGCCCGCGGCGCACGCCCACAACTACCTGGGCCGGGAGGGCGTTCCGCCGCTGGAGCTGCTGGCGGACGGCCGGGCCGAGGCGGCCGCGTACGGCGCGCGGATCATCCCGGGCGAGGTGGCGGCGGCCCGGCCCCTGCGGGACGGGGGGTTCCGGGTGGAACGCACGGACGGCACGGCGGTCGAGGCGCGCAGGCTCCTCGTCACCACCGGCCTCGTGGACGAACTCCCCACCGTCCCGGGCCTGGCCGAGCAGTGGGGCACCGGGGTGCTGCACTGTCCGTACTGCCACGGCTGGGAGGTGCGGAACCGGCCCGTCGGCGTCCTGGCCACCGGTCCGACGGCCGTGCACCAGGCATTGCTGTGGCGGCAGTGGACCGACGACGTGACGCTCTTCCGCCACCTCGCGGACGAGTTCGGCGACGAGGCGTACGAACAGCTCGCGGCGCGGGGCATCGCCGTGGTGGACGGCGAGGTGGCGGGGATCGCGACACGGGACGGCCGGCTCACCGGGGTCCGGCTGGCTTCCGGCAGGGTGGTGCCGCGCGAGGCCCTCGCCGTCCAGACCCGCTTCACCGCACGCTCCGGCGTACTGGAGAGCCTCGGGCTGGAGCCCACCGCCATGGAGATGGCCGGACAGGTCCTGGGGACCTACATCGCCGCCGACCCGACGGGCGCCACCGAGGTGCCCGGGGTGTGGGTGGCGGGCAACGTCGCCAACCTGATGGAACAGGTGATCGGCTCCGCCGCGGCCGGGCTGAAGGCAGCCGCCGCGATCAACGCGGATCTCGTCGTCGAAGACACCCGCCGCGCGGTGGAAGACCGCCGCTCGGCCACGAACGCCCAGGAGACCGTATGA
- a CDS encoding glycoside hydrolase family 3 N-terminal domain-containing protein yields MPATRHRRGSARALLAAVTVLAGLITAAVPAAADDPAPVLVDRFEGEVPLGAPPADSIFTWGSDADDQPKLALTERADAPEGSKVLEGTYDISGWGGLSHEFAVDQAPQNWSAHKGIRFWWYGQNKAPLPPGSGKKINFEIKDGGAHGGASELWTMSFTDDWEGWHQVEVPFADFVYRGDYQPVGGIDHILGLDRMWGYALTLPTGAPGSFAIDGMELYGKADPALKASVSTDAAVHPVDNGGAATFRLTLSTTGGLPIEEPVTVAYTTQGGTAVAGTDYTPVTGTYTFPAGTASGATHNVVVTTKKARKAAEARTVPLALTVTGAKTPAENPQVVINAHGLPYQNAKLPVKQRVADLLSRLSPAEKAGQMTQAERNALRTPGDIASYDLGSLLSGGGSVPTPNTPEAWASMIDSYQLRAQATRFQIPLIYGVDAVHGHNNVIGSTIMPHNIGIGATRDPVTAQKTGAVTANEVRATGIPWDFAPCLCVTRDERWGRSYEAYGEDPALVESMETVIQGMQGAASGNDLDRNDKVLASAKHFVGDGGTEFGSSTTGAYTIDQGVTKVTREELEAVHLAPFQEAVDRGVGTVMPSYSSLDILGDDQGPVKMHANAEMINGVLKDRMGFDGFVISDWQAIDQIPGDYASDVRTSVNAGLDMIMVPTAYQDFTTTLKGEVTAGRISQARIDDAVSRILTQKFKLGLFEEPYADTSNIDDIGSAGHRAVAREAAAKSQVLLKNDGAVLPLKADQKVYVAGSNADNIGNQAGGWTVSWQGSSGDITEGTTILEGMRKDSSSVTYSQDASAPTDGYDVGVVVVGETPYAEGIGDVGNGNDLELTAADKAAVDKVCAAMKCAVLIVSGRPQLIGDRLGAIDSLVASWLPGTEGDGVADVLYGKRAFTGQLPVTWPKSESQLPINVGDAAYDPQFPFGWGLTTLKKAPAGGEATLTALAVAAQIAEKLHLGTTPAGKAIVDQARLLVQQKTGGKPTAAVSKPFAEADHLLLTGDLTGAVAKLRAAYRAA; encoded by the coding sequence ATGCCAGCTACCCGACACCGAAGAGGATCGGCCCGGGCCCTCCTCGCCGCCGTCACGGTTCTCGCCGGACTGATCACGGCAGCCGTCCCCGCGGCCGCGGACGACCCCGCACCGGTGCTCGTCGACCGGTTCGAGGGCGAGGTCCCCCTCGGCGCCCCGCCCGCCGACTCGATCTTCACCTGGGGCTCGGACGCCGACGACCAGCCGAAGCTCGCCCTCACCGAACGCGCCGACGCCCCCGAGGGCTCCAAGGTCCTCGAAGGCACCTACGACATCAGCGGCTGGGGCGGCCTGAGCCACGAGTTCGCCGTCGACCAGGCCCCCCAGAACTGGAGCGCCCACAAGGGCATCCGCTTCTGGTGGTACGGGCAGAACAAGGCTCCGCTGCCCCCCGGCTCCGGCAAGAAGATCAACTTCGAGATCAAGGACGGCGGCGCCCACGGCGGCGCGTCCGAGCTGTGGACCATGTCCTTCACCGACGACTGGGAGGGGTGGCACCAGGTCGAGGTCCCGTTCGCGGACTTCGTCTACCGCGGCGACTACCAGCCCGTCGGCGGCATCGACCACATCCTCGGCCTGGACAGGATGTGGGGCTACGCCCTCACCCTGCCGACCGGCGCCCCCGGCTCCTTCGCCATCGACGGCATGGAGCTCTACGGCAAGGCCGACCCGGCACTGAAGGCGAGCGTCTCGACCGACGCCGCCGTGCACCCGGTGGACAACGGCGGCGCCGCGACGTTTCGCCTCACCCTCTCCACCACCGGCGGCCTGCCGATCGAGGAGCCCGTCACCGTCGCCTACACCACGCAGGGCGGCACCGCGGTGGCCGGCACCGACTACACCCCGGTCACCGGCACCTACACCTTCCCGGCGGGCACCGCCTCCGGCGCCACCCACAACGTCGTGGTGACCACGAAGAAGGCGAGGAAGGCGGCCGAGGCCCGGACGGTGCCGCTCGCCCTCACCGTCACCGGCGCGAAGACCCCGGCGGAGAACCCGCAGGTCGTCATCAACGCCCACGGGCTGCCGTACCAGAACGCCAAGCTCCCGGTGAAGCAGCGCGTCGCCGACCTGCTGTCCCGGCTCTCGCCCGCCGAGAAGGCCGGCCAGATGACGCAGGCCGAGCGCAACGCGCTGCGCACCCCCGGCGACATCGCCTCCTACGACCTCGGCTCGCTGCTCTCCGGCGGCGGTTCGGTCCCCACGCCCAACACCCCCGAGGCGTGGGCGTCGATGATCGACTCGTACCAACTGCGCGCCCAGGCGACCCGCTTCCAGATCCCGCTGATCTACGGCGTGGACGCGGTGCACGGCCACAACAACGTCATCGGGTCGACGATCATGCCGCACAACATCGGCATCGGCGCCACCCGCGACCCGGTGACCGCCCAGAAGACCGGCGCGGTCACCGCGAACGAGGTCCGCGCCACCGGCATCCCGTGGGACTTCGCCCCCTGCCTCTGCGTCACCCGTGACGAGCGCTGGGGCCGGTCCTACGAGGCGTACGGCGAGGACCCGGCACTCGTCGAGTCCATGGAGACCGTGATCCAGGGCATGCAGGGCGCCGCCTCCGGCAACGACCTGGACCGCAACGACAAGGTGCTCGCCAGCGCGAAGCACTTCGTCGGCGACGGCGGCACCGAGTTCGGCTCCTCCACCACCGGTGCGTACACGATCGACCAGGGCGTCACCAAGGTCACCCGCGAAGAGCTGGAGGCGGTGCACCTCGCGCCGTTCCAGGAGGCGGTGGACCGCGGTGTCGGTACCGTCATGCCGTCGTACTCCTCCCTCGACATCCTGGGCGACGACCAGGGTCCGGTGAAGATGCACGCCAACGCCGAGATGATCAACGGCGTCCTCAAGGACCGGATGGGATTCGACGGCTTCGTCATCAGCGACTGGCAGGCCATCGACCAGATCCCCGGTGACTACGCCAGCGACGTGCGCACCTCGGTCAACGCCGGTCTCGACATGATCATGGTGCCGACCGCGTACCAGGACTTCACCACGACGCTCAAGGGCGAGGTCACCGCCGGCCGCATCAGCCAGGCCCGGATCGACGACGCGGTGTCCCGCATCCTGACCCAGAAGTTCAAGCTGGGTCTCTTCGAGGAGCCGTACGCGGACACCTCGAACATCGACGACATCGGCTCCGCCGGCCACCGCGCGGTGGCCCGCGAAGCGGCCGCCAAGTCCCAGGTGCTGCTCAAGAACGACGGCGCCGTCCTCCCGCTGAAGGCGGACCAGAAGGTCTACGTCGCCGGCTCCAACGCCGACAACATCGGCAACCAGGCAGGTGGCTGGACCGTCAGCTGGCAGGGCTCCTCCGGCGACATCACCGAGGGCACCACCATCCTGGAGGGGATGAGGAAGGACTCCTCCTCGGTCACCTACTCCCAGGACGCCTCCGCCCCCACCGACGGCTACGACGTGGGAGTGGTCGTCGTCGGCGAGACCCCCTACGCCGAGGGCATCGGGGACGTCGGCAACGGCAACGACCTGGAGCTGACGGCCGCCGACAAGGCCGCCGTCGACAAGGTCTGCGCCGCGATGAAGTGCGCCGTCCTGATCGTCTCCGGCCGCCCTCAGCTCATCGGTGACCGCCTCGGCGCCATCGACTCCCTGGTCGCCTCCTGGCTGCCGGGCACCGAGGGCGACGGCGTGGCCGACGTGCTCTACGGCAAGCGCGCCTTCACCGGACAGCTGCCCGTCACCTGGCCGAAGTCCGAGAGCCAGCTGCCCATCAACGTGGGCGACGCGGCCTACGACCCGCAGTTCCCCTTCGGCTGGGGCCTCACCACCCTCAAGAAGGCGCCCGCGGGCGGCGAAGCCACGCTGACCGCCCTCGCGGTGGCCGCCCAGATCGCGGAGAAGCTCCACCTCGGCACCACCCCGGCGGGCAAGGCGATCGTGGATCAGGCCCGTCTGCTGGTCCAGCAGAAGACCGGTGGGAAGCCGACGGCGGCGGTCTCCAAGCCGTTCGCCGAAGCCGACCACCTGCTGCTCACCGGTGACCTCACCGGCGCGGTGGCCAAGCTGCGGGCGGCCTACCGGGCCGCCTGA
- a CDS encoding CsbD family protein gives MTDGSKDKVKGKAKEAMGKMTGNRGKVAEGKADQAKGAAKDAVGDARRNLRDTSGPKDPLITDDE, from the coding sequence GTGACTGACGGAAGCAAGGACAAGGTCAAGGGCAAGGCCAAGGAAGCCATGGGCAAGATGACCGGTAACCGCGGCAAGGTCGCCGAGGGCAAGGCGGACCAGGCCAAGGGCGCGGCGAAGGACGCCGTGGGCGATGCCCGCAGGAACCTCCGCGACACCTCCGGCCCGAAGGACCCGCTGATCACCGACGACGAGTGA